One Pseudomonas sp. MH9.2 DNA segment encodes these proteins:
- a CDS encoding YqfO family protein, producing MYKLSFFVPPSHVEVVKSAVFAAGAGRIGAYDNCSWQVLGQGQFRPLDGSQPFIGQAGEIEQVEEWKVELVVADELIAQAVMALKQSHPYETPAYEVWKLADF from the coding sequence ATGTACAAGCTCAGCTTCTTCGTTCCACCGAGCCATGTAGAGGTGGTCAAGAGTGCCGTATTCGCCGCAGGTGCCGGGCGAATCGGGGCTTACGACAACTGCTCATGGCAGGTGCTGGGTCAAGGCCAGTTTCGCCCGCTGGACGGCAGTCAGCCGTTTATTGGGCAGGCAGGCGAGATCGAGCAGGTGGAGGAATGGAAGGTCGAGTTGGTAGTGGCTGACGAGTTGATCGCTCAGGCAGTGATGGCTCTAAAGCAGAGCCATCCCTATGAAACGCCAGCTTACGAAGTGTGGAAGCTGGCGGATTTCTGA